DNA from Pseudomonadota bacterium:
GAGACCCGGGCACCCATGGCCTGCGCGCAGTCTTCGATGATGAAGCCAGGGTGCTGTGCAGGGTCGAATCTCGACGGGATTCCAAACGTGTGCACCAGCACGAGAGCGGAGGCCGCGCCGACGCCGGGTGCGCTCAGGTCGATGTTGGGCTCGTCTTTCCGGTTGTCGACAAGGCGTTCGGTCAGGCCCGCCAGATGCACAGCGTTGCGAAGCGCAGCGCATGCGTATCCAGGGATTGCGACAGGTCCCTGCAGGTCGAGTGTGCGCAGTGCGAGATAGAGAGCCGCGCTGCCGCTCGAGACGGCCACAGCCGAGCCTGGGGGCAGGCTCAGGAAATCGCACAGCGCTGACTCAAATGCGTCAACCTGGGGGCCTTGCGCAACCCAGCCGGATCGAATCACATGCTCGGCCGCCACGATCTCCCTCTCATCAAGCGTTGGCCGGTTGTGAGGGATCTCTTCGATCTGGCTCATAGGGCGTCTGCTTCGAAGTATCTCCGGTAGTATCCCGCCTTGACCTGCATCGGATTGCCGATGACGAGTGAGTAGGGGGGGATCTGCACCGCATCCACGATTGTACCCGCGGCAACCACGCTGTGATGTCCGATGTCGGCCCCCCCCTTCACGACCGAGTGCGAGCCGATGAACACGTGATGTCCGATGCGAATCGGTTTGCGATCCACGTCCGGGCTGAGCCCCAGGCACTTCCTGTGTGAGTCGGCGGCGTTGATGGAGACGAACGATGCGATGTCGCACCCGTCGCCGATCTCCACGGTGGTCCCTGTGGCGTTGATCTCCGACATCCCACCGATGTAGACGCCAGTGCCTATCTTGGGTTCGCCGAGGATCCAGACGAGGGGATGGTAGGAATTGGCCTTGAATCGGGTCAGTCGGCTGAACAGCTCTCCAAATGCCTTCAGATCGATCATTTCGTGAAGTCTCCGAGCTGCATGTGTTCTCCTTGCTTGATGTCTCGTGTTGATCGCATGCCGATGAGCTGCTCCAGGAGCACGGGAGGAAGGCCCGTGCCAGGCCGGCGCAGCCCTGTGTTCTCGTGGGTCAGGGCTGTCCCGCACGCGATATCGGTGAGGGCGGCAATGCTGCGACGGGCGATCTTCTTCATCTCCCTCTCTTCAGTGGTGGGACGGACGAGTGCGCTCCCGAGGAGGAGCGTGGAGGTCTTGATTGCGTCGACCCACGCCTTCAGTGTCTCCGGGTTCTCGCTGAACCAGTGATCGGGTCCGGGCAGGTCTCGAGACAGCGTGAAGTGCTTCTCGAACACACAGGCGCCGAAGGCGGTGGCCAGCGATGACGCGAGCGGCCCCTGGGAGTGATCAGAGAATCCGAGATGGACCATTGGAAAGGCGTGTTTCAGGGTCTCCAGCTTGCGGAGGTTCACATCTGCCGGCGGGGTGGGATACTGGGAGGTGCACAGACAGAGCACGGTGGGGTGCCCTTCGAAGGCGCCTGCGGCTTCGAGCGTCTGATGCACCTCAGCCAGATCAGACATCCCGCACGAGAGGACCAAGGGGAGACCCGTCTGGGCATAGGTCTTCACAAGCGGGATGTTGGTGAAGTCATCTGACCCGATCTTGAGCATCGGCACTCCGATCTCGAGCAGGAGGCGCATGTCGGAGACGTTCTGCGGGGTCGACATGAAGATGATGTCGTTGCGGTCGCACTCCTCCTTGATCTTGAACCAGGCCTCGCGGCGCAGCTCGACCCGCTTGAACATCTCGCGCATCGGTTCGGTGACGGTTCTTCCCTGGGAGAGGTAGGTGTAGGTGGCGGTTTCATCGCCGCAGAACTCTTCTGCCTTGAACGTCTGGAACTTCACGGCTGACGCGCCTGCGCGCTTTGCTGTCTGAATCATCTCACAGGCGAGGTCGAGGCGTCCGTTGTGGTTGATGCCCACCTCGGCAATGATGAAGGGAGGCTCACCCGGACCAATCTCATAGGGGCCTACCCGGATGTTCTGTTTCATTGCTCCTCCTGCTGTCCAGGGGTGTTGGGGGTTGCTTGATGCGCAGACGGGGGCGCTGTCTGTCATTCAGGACATCTCGCAACGACGTTCCACGAAGCGAACTGATGACCGGTGCCGGGTTCGAAGCAGCGGTGGATCTTCTCCTCGAGATAGATCAGCTCAAAATCGCGAAAGAGCTGTCGAAGATGGTGCTCGTCTGAGAAATGGACCTTGCCCACGCCGGTGAACTGACCTCGGGGGAGCATCGTGCGCGTGTGTGCGTCGACGGGTTCTCCGAGTGCTGCGTCGGAGTGGTTGCTGGAGAACCAGTCTACACCGATGAAGGTTCCTCTCGGGGTCATCTTCTCTCTGATCTCCTTCAGGGCACGAGCGATGGCGCTTGAATCGTTGTGCGTGAGGGCGGCACGATCGACGATGATGTCGAAGCTGCGTTCGAGCGGGATCTCCTCGGTGAAGTCAGCGCATACGATGGCGCTTCGAAGGTCTGGGAAGCGGGTGTGCAGCTGATCGACAATCACAGGGCTGCCTTCGAGGCCGTAGTAATCGAGGCCGAGCGAGAGGAAGAGGGGAATGTTGGCGCCCGCGCCGCAGCCCACCTCGAGAACCGCACCTCCAGCGGCCAGGGTGCGCTTGCAGTGCCGGTGAACGAGGCTCACCACATCTGACCACGGCCAGATCGAGAGATGCGCGTTCGAGGCGTAGGTGTCGTTCCATTCCTTTGAAAATCCCACATGAGACTCCTCGGCGGTTTCTTCCTATATCGGCTCAGGGGGGTGAGCCTTTTACTGCCTTGCGTCGCCGCAGGGCTGGCGCGGCAGAAGGGTGCTGTCTCAGGGGGGATCCGTTCGAAGGGCCGCGACCACGCGGTCACCGCCGAATCCGTCAACCACGGTCTGGGCGTTGTGCCGCATTCGTGCGCGAAGATCTGCGTCTGGCAGAATGACGTGCAGCTGCGCCGCGATGGCGGCGGAAGAAAGGGTCTCGGCCCTGCCCAGGTTCACGCCCGCTTCTGCTTCAGACAAAGCGGCTGCGATGGGCCATTGGTTGTCGGCGAGAACGACCGTCAACATCGGAACGCCGATGAGTGCGAGCTCCCAGCACGTGCTGCCAGCACCGGTGATGGCGGCGTCGGCCCATTCGAGGTGCGGGGTCATGTCGACGACGTCGTGCACGATGTGGAAGTTCGGGGTGTCGCTGACACTGGCCACGAGCTCGGTGTGGCGAGGGTTGCCTCCGCCCACGATGATCCGGGCCTCGACCTGGCCATGCTCGAGCAGTCGCACGGCCTCGATGGCCAGTGGCGTGACGTTCAGGGGGTCGCTCCCCCCCATCGTGATGAGAACCTTTCGGCCGACCGCGCTTGTTTCTCGGCGGATTCCGCGATACGGATAGAACTCTTTGCGCAGCATCGTGTACCGGGTACCGAGAAGCAGCCGCGTGTGGGCGCTGCGGTGCGCATACAGCGACGGCGCAGCCTGGAGGTTCTGGTTGAGCACGACATCAGCCGTGTAGTGCGGAAGGCGTCCCTCGTCGTCGATGAGCAGCACGCGGAACCCGTGCCGTCGCAGCGACTCGATGTAGGGGCTGTCGAATCGGTAGCCGTCCACCACGATCCACTGCGCGTCGATCTCTTTCGCCAGCGTGGCGGTGTGAAGGGCGTCCGCAGCCAGATCGGCTGGGGGCTCCGAGCGATGCACCGTGCACCCGTCTGCCTCGAGCCGTTCCTCGAGACCGGATATCGACCACGACATGGCGAACGAGCACTGCCCTCCCGCCGCCTGCCAGGCGTGTGCCAGCGCCAGGCAGCGCATGACGTGTCCGGTGCCGATCTCGTAGGCTGCGTCGGCGCGGATCAAGAGCCGCTGCTGCGGGTGCAGGCTCATCGGTGGGCCCTGTGGTGAGGGTACTGTGTGTGCTTGTCTCGATTCTCAGCCGCCAGGTTGCTTTGAGGTGAGCGTCTGCAGGGCAGGGGTCTGGGTTGCCGCTTCAGCGCCGCACCTCGACCTTTTCTTGCGCCGACGCTTCGGCGTTGAAGCCCTGATCGCGCATGGCGCGCCACACGCGCTCGGGCACCAGCGGGATCTGGCGCAACCGCACGCCGATGGCGTCGTACACCGCGTTGGTGATGGCCGGCGCCGGCCCGTCGATGGGGATCTCGGCCACCGACTTTGCGCCGTAGGGGCCGCTGGGCTCGTGGGTGGTGACCAGGATGGTCTGCATCTGCGGCATGTCGGCCGACGAGAAGACGCGGTAGTCGCGCAGCGAGGGGTTGATCATGCGCCCGTTGGCGTCGAAGCCGTATTCCTCGGTGAGGCCATACCCCATGCCCTGCATGGCGCCACCCTCGATCTGGCCCTCGCACATCAGCGGGTTGATGGCCTGCCCGCAGTCGACCGCCGACACGAAGCGCAGCAGGCGCACGTGGCCGGTCTCGATGTCGACCTCGACCTCGGCGAACTGCGCCGCGAAGGGCGGAGGGCACTCGAGCGAGACGTATGACGCCACGCCTTGAATCTGGAACTGGTCGTGAGCGTACAGCGAGTGCAGCGACACCTGGGCAAAGGTCACCGCCTTGCCGTCGCGGGTGCGCCGCACCTGCTTGTCGGC
Protein-coding regions in this window:
- a CDS encoding acyltransferase; the protein is MDLKAFGELFSRLTRFKANSYHPLVWILGEPKIGTGVYIGGMSEINATGTTVEIGDGCDIASFVSINAADSHRKCLGLSPDVDRKPIRIGHHVFIGSHSVVKGGADIGHHSVVAAGTIVDAVQIPPYSLVIGNPMQVKAGYYRRYFEADAL
- a CDS encoding N-acetylneuraminate synthase, yielding MTDSAPVCASSNPQHPWTAGGAMKQNIRVGPYEIGPGEPPFIIAEVGINHNGRLDLACEMIQTAKRAGASAVKFQTFKAEEFCGDETATYTYLSQGRTVTEPMREMFKRVELRREAWFKIKEECDRNDIIFMSTPQNVSDMRLLLEIGVPMLKIGSDDFTNIPLVKTYAQTGLPLVLSCGMSDLAEVHQTLEAAGAFEGHPTVLCLCTSQYPTPPADVNLRKLETLKHAFPMVHLGFSDHSQGPLASSLATAFGACVFEKHFTLSRDLPGPDHWFSENPETLKAWVDAIKTSTLLLGSALVRPTTEEREMKKIARRSIAALTDIACGTALTHENTGLRRPGTGLPPVLLEQLIGMRSTRDIKQGEHMQLGDFTK
- a CDS encoding class I SAM-dependent methyltransferase; amino-acid sequence: MGFSKEWNDTYASNAHLSIWPWSDVVSLVHRHCKRTLAAGGAVLEVGCGAGANIPLFLSLGLDYYGLEGSPVIVDQLHTRFPDLRSAIVCADFTEEIPLERSFDIIVDRAALTHNDSSAIARALKEIREKMTPRGTFIGVDWFSSNHSDAALGEPVDAHTRTMLPRGQFTGVGKVHFSDEHHLRQLFRDFELIYLEEKIHRCFEPGTGHQFASWNVVARCPE
- the pseG gene encoding UDP-2,4-diacetamido-2,4,6-trideoxy-beta-L-altropyranose hydrolase, which encodes MSLHPQQRLLIRADAAYEIGTGHVMRCLALAHAWQAAGGQCSFAMSWSISGLEERLEADGCTVHRSEPPADLAADALHTATLAKEIDAQWIVVDGYRFDSPYIESLRRHGFRVLLIDDEGRLPHYTADVVLNQNLQAAPSLYAHRSAHTRLLLGTRYTMLRKEFYPYRGIRRETSAVGRKVLITMGGSDPLNVTPLAIEAVRLLEHGQVEARIIVGGGNPRHTELVASVSDTPNFHIVHDVVDMTPHLEWADAAITGAGSTCWELALIGVPMLTVVLADNQWPIAAALSEAEAGVNLGRAETLSSAAIAAQLHVILPDADLRARMRHNAQTVVDGFGGDRVVAALRTDPP